GATGGAGGTCCTGAACGTGGTGTGTGGCTTCGGCAGAGTAGCAATCCCAGTTTTCAGGTAAATCAGGCTCACTGGACGGGGCAAAGTCCACATCTGGGCCATCATATCGCGGCGTCCTCCATTCCTTGATGGCTTTCTCTACTACCAGCACGGGGCCCATGTCGAACGTGACGCAAGTCATGCAAGAGGCTAGCTCAAACTCGCGTGCGTACGTTCCGAGTCGAAACATGtacttgaagagctgctcaGGGCACCCGGAGACGTTGTAAAAGGTCGAAGTGCTGTCCCAGCTGAATACGCTATTAATTGTAGGACCGGATAGGACAAATCCTTGACGAGTGGTAAGTCCAAGCGTGACATCCCACCTAAGTGTGATACAGTTTAGTCCTTAATGTCGAAATGAACGGTCATTGGGTAGCTCACCAAACAAGCATATCCACCTGAGCCTGGATCCTTGGTGACCTCTGGATTTTAAAAACTTCAATAGCCTCGAGAAATCTCTGCGCTCGACTGAGGTGAGCGACCCAAGGGCCTTGGGCTGAGGTTGCACACTTGAGTCCGGTGTCAGCGAGGGTGTATATGCAGGCACAAATGGTGTTTCGGTTAACCTACGTCTAAAGTCATCAATATCAACAAACTGTTAAGCAAGTTGGTTCTAGACTTGGCGGATCCAAAGTCACAATCCAACTCCTCTAAGAGTTGCATGGCCTTCTTTTTGTGCATCTTTGCTTCGGCTAGACAGGAACCAGTTTCGCGATGGATGTGTTTATATGACAGGGCAAGAATAGAGTGCCAGAGCAGCGGTGAGCGCTTGCCCGTCTCGATATCGCAACGAAAAGGATTTGCCTCAAAGTCATGCGTCAAAGGCCATACGCAAAATTCTCGGTCGTCTACGCGTAAACATTAGTACATCCTAattcttgtcttcttcttgatgacaCCAAAATTGGCGATCTTACATTGAGCAAAAATCGTGCGAACGTTGTCGCTGAGATCTCGGGGAATTGATCCGTGGCCTTCCGTTACGGGGCCTACATCTCTCTCTACATCTTCAGTAGACTCGGAAGAGTCTTCTAACGGAATGTCCTCTCCAACAGAGGTGATGGGGGGATCTTGATCCTGTGTGATATGTTGTCCAGAGCTGTCTGTCGAAAAACCAACAGGTATGTCGCTAGTAAGGCCCTCATCAGAGGAGGCAGGTAGATTGAATGGCGCtccaaaaagagagaaaggatcATTCAATTCAAGAGAATCTCCCAAAGCCTGCCAGCTCAGCTGTGACCCAAGTAATTCAGAACGCGGCGGCAGTACAACAGCGGGAGGATCTTGGGACTCAACAGCGACGGCGTCATTcccagagacagagacagagacagatgCATTGTCGCTATTGTTACTCTCCGGACTGGAGTTTGTATGAGATTTGTCGTGAATGGTAGAAGATGGTTGCGATACTCTCTGTACGCCATCAGGCCtcgctgttgttgctgctttcgtcgtcatcaccaTGAACATGGATTGTGATGACGGGGGCGTGGGCGGTGCACATCGGCGTCGCTTCCTGCTGGGGCCGCCAACAAACGTGAACTTTCGGGGAATTTCTGATGGAGACATTTCGGTTTGGACCAAAGCAACATCAACCgcttggaagaagaccaagTGAAATGTCCAGCTTGAGTCGTGAGTGAGTGACATCCATGGAGTACGCAAGAATCCCCATGTGCCATGTGGACCAAAAGTCTAGGCTAGTTACAGTTAGGACACAGAGCATGCTCAGTGAGATACGGCGCACAGTATAAGCTGGCTACAGTGACAACAACAGCCCATCGTCCAGAGTAACACATGGATGGATCATGATACTAATATTAGCGGGATGATCCGAGTCAGTTTCAATAGCTTAGATCTCAGCCGTGAAGCACTTTGGTGAACGAGACAATTGGTATAGCTCACCTCCCCAACCTCTCTCACCACATTCTTGTGTTTTGGTTCTTCCCCACCTTTGGAGACTACACTGTTCATGTCGCGCGGATAGCTTCATCACTTGTGGATTTGGGGAATCTGAACAGGCTTTTAGTTGGCTGGTTTATGTGATTTCAATTTGATGAAATGGATAAGGGATTAAATAGTTTGGAAGTTCTCGTAGATGAAAAGCAGACGGTGAGGAACCTGATGGTGTTTGACTTGGCACGTCCTGTAGCTATCAGCTCGATTAATAGACCTAGAGCTACGCTAGATGGTCCGACCTTGGAGCACATGTTCCTTATCAGTAAATGAGGTCACAAGAGATTAGACGCAATTTATTGCAATCAAGATAAAGCACAAGGTATCTCAAGACTGCAAACTCCCCACCCCGCCCTCCAAAAACCAGAACAAAAACCCCAATCCCAATTTCCTGATTAGGAGATATCCAAAAGGGGATAAATCCACCTGAGGTAAAGAGCGCTAATTGACAATTTACATCCACACCATCCTTGGCTGCAAGGGCATAGCTGCTCATGTTTTCTCCATATGTGTCTTAATATCAGATATTGTAATACCGGCAGCAAATACCTGCACTGATCCAGTTATGTAGATCGTATGATTCTTGATTGCTTGAAAGAGGTTATACGCCAATCTCAGCACGAGAGCTTCCAATTCTATTGCTGCTTCGGCGCTTATTTATAAAGGCATTCGCTGAGTTGAAGGCGATGCTTTAAAGAGATTATAGTGCAAACACTGCCTCAGTCGCCTTACTCCAGAAATCCTGCCATTTGGTACGCTCAAAAAACTGAACAAACTTGACTGGTAGATTAGTTTCTTGTGAGATATATTCTTGTCGACATAGAAACAGTTGCGAAATCGTCCCTGATGGCTTCATCGAATCTGAACGATAGCATCGTAATCGTTGGGTAGGGTTATTTCTTATTTCTCCTGAAACAATACGCACAGAACCTAACCATCATTTTCGCAGCGCTGGTATCATTGGTCTAAATGTTGCCTTGGTTCTCTCAGAAAAAGGCCACGGCCGTTCGATTACTGTTGTTGCAGAACATTTCCCCGGCGACACGAGTTTGTATTACACATCACCATGGTAAGACGTTACTATATCCAAATGCCTCTGTATGGCATGGTCTAGCCGCTTACTCGAAATAGGGCTGGCTGCAACTTTTCAGCCATCTCTGGGACAGATGACAATGCGTTGCGCTGGGACAGTCTGGGATACGCTCATCTTTCCAAACTGGCGACAGAGTGCCCCGAGGAAACATATGTGCACTGGACTCCTTCTTTCGAGCTCTGGGATGAGGATATCCCTAGCGACAAAATACGGCACATGTCAGGATATCTAAAAGACGTATGAAGCTTTGGGTTCGACTCAATCGGGATGCCGCTGATTGTATTATAGTTTCGAGTCCTATCTGAGGCCGAACTTCCAGATGGAGTAAAATTCGGCGTCTCCTTTACTACACTAAGTGTGAATGCGCCTGAACATATCAGATATCTCTACAGGAGGCTTCGGGATCAGTACGGTGTGCGGTTTTTGCGCCAAAAGCTCCCCAGCATTCAGGCTGCGTACGCGAGCCCATCCACGAAAATCGTCTTCAATTGCACGGGGCTTGCCTCTGCGACATTACCTGGCGTAGAAGACCCCAAGTGCTACCCGACTCGCGGGCAAGTAGTGCTGGCCAGAGGACCACACATTCGAACCAACATGATGCGTCACGGAAAGGACTACGAAACATACGTGATTCCTCGGCCTGGTTCAAACGGGAACGTCATCCTGGGCGGATACATGCAGAAAGGAGTCAGGTAGTTTTCCATTCACATAGCTCCTTCGATACGTCCCTGCTAACATAATTCTCAGTGATGGATCTACCTATGATTCTGAGGTCAAGTCTATTTTATCTCGTACGCGTGATCTGAGCTCTGAAATTCGCCAACAGGAGCCTGAAGTATTGGCTGTCTTCGCCGGCCTCCGCCCCTCCCGGGAAGGGGGTGCGCGTGTAGATAGAGATGAGATTACTGTACAAGGACAAAAACGCGTGCTGGTACACAACTATGGTGCAGGTGGGACAGGCTTCCAAGCTGGCTATGGCATGGCAGTTGAGTCCGTAGCAATGGTCAAAGACATGCTACGCGACATTGCTTGCGAGATCCCTCAAGCACGTCTTTAAAAAAGAGATCTTTctaataataatattctATTTGTATCCTTATGGGTTATAAATCTGTAGAATATAGATAGTATGAATCTCGGAATCTTGTCATGATTCATTTTGATGAGCTCGCAGCATTGATTGGAGTCGTCTGTCACTCTGATATTTCAGCTCTGGATTGAACTTGGGCATGATAGGGATGCTAAAAACCTTCTTTTTAGAATCCGACTCACATGAATAATTCATTGTACAAAGAATATAACACATCTCTGTCTGGAGAGGTATCCACCCACATTTATGTCTATTTTTGAGCATCGAGAATCTTCAGCTATTTATACGAATCTGACGCATCATTGAAGTcgctttttattaataagaTTATCCGAAATAAGCCAGAATTCCTAGCAATGGTAGCAGATTTTGGGTATATTAATTCAGATAGCAGACTCCTCCCCCAGCATTCCTGGCGCCTTCGTCCGCACTAATCATGGGAggaaggaaaataaataagacTACTACGAACAAATGGCAGAGAGCTACCGGGACCACCAGCCTACTTTTGTTAGCCCTGTTTAAAATATGACATTGTCCTTGAAGAATTTTTTAACGCTGGAAAGACGGAGAGTGAATGATCATCGAAGATGTGCCCAGGTTAACATAAGTGTATTTACAAATATCTACACACAAAATAAATCTTACGCGACTTGAAATGCTATAAGATTGATTCCTGCTGATAATAACTCGTGTGATAATATTGATAGAAACTTGCCTGTTGTAAATAAACGATCTGGTGCTATCTCAACTCACACTTTGGTCAGATCAGCCCTAAAAGCGTACCAAGTCAGGAGGCTTTCTTGTTCTCAGTTTCTACACTCGGTTCCTCTATCCCCAACGTGTTGCCTTCAATCACGTTAATATTTTCCACCATGTTAGTGTCCTTGAGCCAATATTTGATGATAGGCAAGACGAAAATCGGTCCTGCAGCTACGAACTAGATGTTATCAGTGAAGAGGTCTTGACGTGGTATCGAGTAAATAACGCTTACAGCCCATGAAGAACCAAACATAAACTCTTTGGAATATCCCTGGAGATCAAGTGCAAATGCGCATATTTGGCAAAGAGCATTAAGGAGTCGGTACATGGAAGCATAGACAGAGAGCTGTGCCGGCGGTTAGCGTCGCTGCTTGGCGCAGATTCAATGGCTTACCTCGTCGGGGCGGTTACTAAGTGCCCCAATGAACCAGTAGGCATAGCAGTTGTAAGTGGCATCCGTGAAGCCATACAAAACATAAACAGCACAGGCTGCGGCGTATCCAGAATCATGTACATCAACACGATCTGCTTCGCTGAGGCcttcctttgtcttcttcatcatgaaATATCCAGCAACCCAAACGGCGTTGATAGTAACGAAGACATAGATGATGGCATAAAAAGCTCTCTTCCGGCGACCAAAAGGGAGTCTGTCTGTAAAGATGTTGAGCATCCAAGCGGAGGGAATTTGAACAACGCCCGATATGAAGGTATTGAGAGCTCGACCACGGACGGTAAAATAGACGCCGTTGAAGTCATTGCTCTGATAGATATTGTAGTAGTTGACTGCCCAACACATTGGCCAGAAGAACACAATCCACCAGTTTCTTTTGCAAACCTGCCATGATGTTGCAAGTTCCTCCTTGAAagttttgttgtttgtctCTAGCATCACACGGGAACCGTCCTCTCGAATAATCTTCTGCCAAGGATACATAGCCATGCCTAATAATGAACCGATCAGCATCAAAATGAAGAGTCCAATGTAAGTACCGTCTCCGACACGGCTATCATTGTTGGTACCCGAATTCCAGTTCTGTCCCACAGGGATTGCAGCTCCAATGACTACACCAAACTGGAAGATGGACCAGAAGATGGACACATAAAGGCCCTTTTTGTCTTCGCTTGCAAACGAAGTGATGGCCGTGCCCTCTGCACACCAGAGTAATGCAGCAGAAAGCCCGCACCAGCATCCTCCAAAGATGACAAACGGCACATTTCCTGTGTGGTTGAAGCACCACAGGCTCGCAGCATAAGCTGCATATCCGATGCCACCAGCGCACAAAGTAGTCCTCAGTCCGAAATAGTTGAGACAGGCTGGGGCAACGAAACAGAAAGCGGAGAACACAGTATAGAGCGCTATATTGGACATATCGGATAGCCAGGCGGTTTGTTGACCAGCACCTCCGATAAACGTGATGACATTGAACATGCCCACTGTCATGAAGAGGACTGAGCCAAGCATCATGGCCTGTACTCGAGGGTGGCTATAAGCCCAAATATTAAATCCCCATAAGTTGTACGGCTTGGGGAGCTGCAAACACTTCTATTTAGCTTCTCTGGCTATTTACAGATTTCGGGGGCTACTTGCCTCGTAAGCTTGGGCTACATCCACAGGGGCCGTATACATCTTCTCGACATCATTGCCAATGCCAGAGTTGTCGATGACTTGTGTCTCAATGTTGTCGACTCGCACCATTGTACCcaatttttttaaagttcTTGACTTGCATCTATCGAGGCGGCGAAATAGTGGGAAAAGAAACCGAGAACGTGTGTATAGTTTCAAAGTTtcgagagaaaaaaaaaacttatgCTTGGCAATTACCTGACCGTGGTTTTATGGCTTTGTTGCCGTCGATTA
This genomic stretch from Trichoderma breve strain T069 chromosome 1, whole genome shotgun sequence harbors:
- a CDS encoding fungal specific transcription factor domain-containing protein; protein product: MSPSEIPRKFTFVGGPSRKRRRCAPPTPPSSQSMFMVMTTKAATTARPDGVQRVSQPSSTIHDKSHTNSSPESNNSDNASVSVSVSGNDAVAVESQDPPAVVLPPRSELLGSQLSWQALGDSLELNDPFSLFGAPFNLPASSDEGLTSDIPVGFSTDSSGQHITQDQDPPITSVGEDIPLEDSSESTEDVERDVGPVTEGHGSIPRDLSDNVRTIFAQYDREFCVWPLTHDFEANPFRCDIETGKRSPLLWHSILALSYKHIHRETGSCLAEAKMHKKKAMQLLEELDCDFGSAKSRTNLLNSLLILMTLDCATSAQGPWVAHLSRAQRFLEAIEVFKIQRSPRIQAQVDMLVWWDVTLGLTTRQGFVLSGPTINSVFSWDSTSTFYNVSGCPEQLFKYMFRLGTYAREFELASCMTCVTFDMGPVLVVEKAIKEWRTPRYDGPDVDFAPSSEPDLPENWDCYSAEATHHVQDLHHCAQAWRFALLIYIERVFKWRRGEALMSRIEFFARKVLNNVHSCRRSTMIQKQLLLPVFLAGCETNDENLRAEARDYCSWWGVKTRYDMFTTTLGLLEEVWAAAGDPDSWWGSLIDQKSGLGSTSQYLFG
- a CDS encoding FAD dependent oxidoreductase domain-containing protein, which translates into the protein MASSNLNDSIVIVGAGIIGLNVALVLSEKGHGRSITVVAEHFPGDTSLYYTSPWAGCNFSAISGTDDNALRWDSLGYAHLSKLATECPEETYVHWTPSFELWDEDIPSDKIRHMSGYLKDFRVLSEAELPDGVKFGVSFTTLSVNAPEHIRYLYRRLRDQYGVRFLRQKLPSIQAAYASPSTKIVFNCTGLASATLPGVEDPKCYPTRGQVVLARGPHIRTNMMRHGKDYETYVIPRPGSNGNVILGGYMQKGVSDGSTYDSEVKSILSRTRDLSSEIRQQEPEVLAVFAGLRPSREGGARVDRDEITVQGQKRVLVHNYGAGGTGFQAGYGMAVESVAMVKDMLRDIACEIPQARL
- a CDS encoding ion channel regulatory protein UNC-93 domain-containing protein, encoding MVRVDNIETQVIDNSGIGNDVEKMYTAPVDVAQAYELPKPYNLWGFNIWAYSHPRVQAMMLGSVLFMTVGMFNVITFIGGAGQQTAWLSDMSNIALYTVFSAFCFVAPACLNYFGLRTTLCAGGIGYAAYAASLWCFNHTGNVPFVIFGGCWCGLSAALLWCAEGTAITSFASEDKKGLYVSIFWSIFQFGVVIGAAIPVGQNWNSGTNNDSRVGDGTYIGLFILMLIGSLLGMAMYPWQKIIREDGSRVMLETNNKTFKEELATSWQVCKRNWWIVFFWPMCWAVNYYNIYQSNDFNGVYFTVRGRALNTFISGVVQIPSAWMLNIFTDRLPFGRRKRAFYAIIYVFVTINAVWVAGYFMMKKTKEGLSEADRVDVHDSGYAAACAVYVLYGFTDATYNCYAYWFIGALSNRPDELSVYASMYRLLNALCQICAFALDLQGYSKEFMFGSSWAFVAAGPIFVLPIIKYWLKDTNMVENINVIEGNTLGIEEPSVETENKKAS